AGCTGAAGATATCGCATTTTTCAGAGAAGGGCTCATTGCGGATAAGTTCAGGAGCCATCCACTCTGGAGTTCCTGCAGAGACTGCATCTCTCATTGTCGTGCCTGTCATTATTCTCGATAGCCCAAAATCACAGATCTTGACTGTCAATTTGCTGCTCAAAAGACAGTTTGCGCTCTTTATATCACGATGTACTATTCCCATCCGATGTATGCACATCAACCCCCTTGCAAAATGTTTATAAGAACATCCTTACTACAAAATGAATACTTCATCCTCACTGGGATATAATTCGAGATCCTATTTTGGAAGGAATCATGAAACTTTTtgtaagaaagaaagaaatttacCGGCAAATGTCACGTAGCATCTTTAGCTTCCTCCGCCAGCTTAGCTTCTTCTTTTGTCCACTCAAGTGCAGCAAATTATACAAAGATCCCATTTCCATGTACTCAGTGATCAGCGATAATCGTGGAGGCCTTGTGCATGCTCCAAGGAACAGTATAACTACACGAAGTCAAAGATCACAGTTAACGaaaactgataataaaaatcttACAAATGAAAATTTAGAGAAATAGATGAGTACCGTTGGGATGTCTGAGTCGGCTGGTAGTTAGTTATATGAATACAGAAAGAGAAGGCAGGAAAGAAAGTCAGAACACAACTCCAGAAGTTATTGCTACATTTGAATAAAACAGAAGAAGAAGTCTAGAGACATACCTAAGAATCGATATCTCATTGCAGAAATCTTCCATGTTCTCGGCGGTAAGATCTTGCTCGAGGAACACTTTGATCGCCACGTCTgttccattccaaaccccacGGAAGACTTCTCCGAAAAATCCTggaagaaagaataaaaaagaagTTTAGTGGGGTTGCTTATACAAAAGTAAATAAGTGAAGGATAGTAAAgaaacacaagatgaaagccgTAGTCAATTTTCTTGAAAGAAATATATGGCCAACAATTTTATAAGAACGCATAAACCCAATTCAAAAACATTGAGCTAAAATTTTACCAATTCCAACACGAATCCCAACCGTCAGCTCAGAGAAGTCTATGTTCCATTCTTCATATGGTAATAATGGTTTGTTCTGGAACATGGGAGATCCCAATACTTTATCCCATATATGACTTATATTACGTTGTGATGATCCACTCCTTTCATAGGATTGCCCTCGGTAGTTTTGGGGAGACGTAGGTAGTGAGATTGCCTTCTGTGGATCAAAAGGTTCCCTGGAAAGAGTCGACCTTCCTCCAGACACTTGGTCATGGGCATCAAGATGGAAACCAGAGACCTAAAAGCAGACAATGTCTAGTTAAGCCACAAAAATTCCCAAGTCATTATCCAAATTGAGTAAATGTTCCAAGAATCATAACTGTCAGCATGTTGCAACATCAAACAGACATTTACTTGTAATTGATTATTGTGCGTTACTGAAACAGAAAATggatgctttttttttgttttcctacGGATTAAACACATCATTTTTCTAGGAATTTAAGCTTCATATCGTGAAATTCATAAAATGCTGCTGCATCCgaagttcctttttttttagtattttaatttctatAATTACAAGCTATCATAGCCAAATATCTCAAAATATCTTCAGTAATCGATGTACCAATAAGCTTTGTTTTATATAGATATTTACGTACAATTTTCTGGAGATGAGGGCCCTCGGCTCTGTCATTTGGAGAGCTAGGAGATGAACTATCATCACATTGCTCTTTTGAGAGGCGATTCTGCTTCAATGCTTCATTCATCGCTCGTACTGCCCTGAAAAAGATTAGCAAGTaacttttaaacaaaaattaaaacactgGAGCTTCCTTCTGCACTGAGGTAACGTCGTAACGATCATAGCAATTGCTAAAAAGATTTAGTTTCATATATGGAATGCTTTATCGATATGTATATAGCCAGAATGCAGACACTTCAAAAACCGTCATACTGGCCCTGCCATGCATATGAAGGTCACTGAGCCATAACAAACTACACACCTGACGATATCATCACCAATCTCAGGAGTTATACTAATGCTTCTCCTCCTTATTCTCTTTGTTTCCAGTTTCGCTCCTCCAACAGATTTAGAGCTGCACATGAATACATAAGAATATTTAACTAACTTACACACAAGCTAAGTTCTTTGACACTATATTATTATATCAGAAACTAGGCAAAAGAACTCCGTAAGCACTAAAAAGACTAACATACACCATGACCTCTTGAAGCAATAATTGTGTGTTTTAAAAACTGAACGGTCAAATCATACCAAACGTAAAAACAAAACCAACCTTGTGGCAACATTGCCGGTGACATCTTGTGCCAAGTTCTTGTCGCCACTTAGCATGGACTTCGTACGTGTTCGGAAGGAAAGATGCTCGGGGCTGTCGGTGATACAAATTAACCATCTAAGAAACTGAAGAAGAATGGAATTTTTTGAATGATGAGGAAATCCAACATCAAACTGGGATGAGAGTAACCTGGAACCAGCAGTCCTCTGATCAGCAATGACCTTTCTCCGGTTCTGCCGCCAAAACTCATTTGCAATGTTTGACTCGCTCGGTGATAAACTAGAGAATATAACATACAAATATTAATACATTATCATCTATTCCATTTCTCAGTTTATATAGAGCATAAGGCATCTTTAAACCCTGGGCTGGTTCATAATACAAAAACACAATAACAACAAAGGCTTATCACCTTAATTTTCTCTCTAGCGTGGAGGCAGATCGTAACAGCATATTTCTTGATGGTGGACCAGACATAATTGGAGACCCTTCCAGTTTCCTATGAAACAGAAGGTTTTCATCTTTTTCTGCACTGTACAACAACAATAATTAGAAACTCTGCACACCAAAACCCTGAGTATTTAAAAAGGTTGAGTAAATTAAGGTTCGCGCTACACTTTAAAACTAATTGCAAGTTCTTGCAGTTAGATTTAACAGTTCAAAGTTACAATTACTACTTACTTTTCATGATCTGAATAACCAAACATGGGACTATTTGGCTCCAGAGGTGAATCGCAAGAGTCATTCTCTGCAGAATCACTTTCCCCTGCCGCTGAGATATGGCTCATAAATATTGCCTTGGCTGATAGAGGAATAAGCTGACCAGGAAACCGCATTAGATCAACCAGCATTTCCACAGAATTAAGAAGAACAGTAACTGAAATATGACTGTATGAGTCTACACTCTCAGCAGCTCCATCACTTGACAAACCCTGATCAaacaaataaaccaaaaaagaaTAGCAAGTTTGTCAGAATATTCGGAACTAAAGCAATGATCATATTTTTCTCGAGAATAATCCCTTTATAAAAGCAAATCAATCACATGCAAAAAAGTGAAGTGATACTCAAGATCACTAATCATGTTATAATCCTTACCACTACAAGTTTGCTTTCAAGACCAACCGTATCAGCTAGAACTTTGAATAAGATAGCTCGTGGCCGACAGGAGCCATTCTTGATCTGGCCAAGCAGTTGAATACCACAGTTTTCAAGAGATTGCGTAGCTTTTGCCGGGCTATGCAGAGTAGTAGGTTGCTTATAAACATCTGCCACCTGCCAGGCAATTTGAACAAAGGTATTATGCTAGCTCGTACTGCATCTATAACTTCGATTTGCTTAAAATGGGATGCAGGAGAAAAGGGATGGCAAACGAAGATACACATTTCATAATTTAGCACTTTTCTGAGTAAGCAAAATCCACAAGTGGCGTTTCGAGAAAGATTTAAGGAAAGATACTAATAGTCTGGAGAAGTTTATCTTCAAACGCAACAGAAACTTACTAATAGTTTCACAACTTAGTAAAGAAAGAAGCTAGGATCACGTGGCCTCTTTCTTAGTATTATAACGGACACTCTCAGCATTAGTTTTCATTAGACAGACAACTTGTCTCAACTCTTCCTACCTCAGTTTTATCCGTATATGATCAATATCATTGCATGCAGTTTTGGGATAACGAAACAAAATGGTCATTTAGTGATTATTTACAGGAAACGACTACTATTTATAAAACATGCATCGCAGTTAGGTCCATCAGCGAATGAGATGATAAAGCATGCAATGCATCAAGAAATATACTAAGAAAAACTGACATttaaacaaagtaactcaacCGCTCTTACCAGTCCAGCAATCTTCTTGATAACAGCAGCTGGTTTTGAGTTCAATCCACTGACAAGTTTAGTAATCAACTGCTTTTGCCTGAAAAGCTTCTtgtctttttgaaaatcaacaAGAATCACATCAGCCTTTAGACCTTCCTCGCCCAGAGCATGAAGATCTTCCAATGTAGGAATGCTATTAAATAGTTGCTTCAATTTACTATCctgtagaaaattttaaaactaacattaagaaaaagaaagtatGAAATAAAAAGATTCTAGACTTCAATGTATTGACATGTATCTAAGTGAAACGTTACAGAACAGAGCTAATAAGCTTACCGGGATCACGGAATAGAAGCCATTTGGGATGGGCTCAGAAAGAGAACCAGTGCTCCAAAGAATATTGGAAGCACTATTAGATGTCAGCCCATCTTGAGCAAGATTTCTGGGTGAGCCTTTGGTACTAGAGGTCTCCTCTTGCGATGATCCTAAATGAACAGAATCAAATTTCTCAACAAATTCAGAAGGCCACCAGGTTTGATTCGAAGGTCCTTGCTCTGATGGCCCAGCATCATCTCGTCTCTCTCCCATTGCCTTATTTCTTTGAAGTCTACAATAAATATCAGCTCCTACTTATCCATAATTGGAACAGTTAGACATTAAGCATCAAACCTGTACACAGAAACGAAAAATGGTATATAAGATaactaataaatgaaaaaaaaaactagtttttCCTCATCACAACCTCACTAGTGCAATGCTTAAACTCaatggaaaaagaaaagatcaaaaggatcaaaccaaaactaaaaaacaaaatcaagagAGAATGAAATAATCCAATCTCACTCTTAGGTCAACGCTAGAATATTGAAAGGATCATAATCGAATAAACTATAGAGCAAGCTAACTTAGATCAATCCTCTTAAGTACGACTATTCATTAGTGCGATCCCGTTCGATCTACCCAGAAAGTTTCAATGCGAAATCAAACCCTAACGCAAAACTCACAAAGACCTTAAACCGCCGCGAAGAGAACAAAGACCATCTAGAAACCCTATCTAAGATCGATCCAACCCACAGCTAAGGCAGATGCAGTTACGAGAAAAGTTCAAATAAGGGGTTTTTGTATAAAATCACCACAATCAGATCCACACATTCAATTTCCGATCGAACTTCTCGGCACGATGAGCATTCCAAATCAAACTCTATAACTCGATCTCACTGCTAAGGGCGGATGCAGTAGAAGATCAATCGCACGATCAAAGATAATCGAAAGAGCTACGGGTTACGTAGACACGCACGCACGCACAGGAGAACAATCAGAGTGATTTGGGATTTGATGGTTGGGAGCAGAGAAAAAGAGTGATGCGATTTTAGGAAAGTGATGAAGGAAGGCGAGGAGGGaaaggagaggaagagagagagagagagagggagacgACTGACGAAAGTGACGATGCCGGGATCACGTGCGAGATGATGAGTCACGTGTTTTAAAGTAGATGCGCCTCTCTTTGATGGACAGCTGGCGTTACACGTCATTCCTCGTGAATCACCACCGTCGTTTCTCTTTTCCTTGATTGGTTGTAAATGTTATGCAGTTTTTTAAAAGTTagcctttaatttttttttcttacgacagctttaattttcttttagttaATACTTAATACACGGAAATTTATAAAGAGAAATTGCACGCTATAGcgtaaaaaaaatctataattcaTTGTCTAACGTTTTGACCTAATTAACAACGATACAAcacatattttctataataatacAATTGTGCCCTTCTAAACAACCGACACAACCTGCAaccaaaacaatttaaaattaataattaggtAATGTAAAAAATAGATCGTGGTTTTCTCTTGTTCACATATCATTTGAAGCTAAATTTTGATAGATTAATTAAGAGGGAAAGGTGAATATGTATGACCTATGGCGCAACCGTTTGGAGTCACGGCGGTGAGAGAAGAAGACAGATTTCCATGTCTCGTGCTGTGACAGAATGGCGAGGTTTCTGGGATTCTGAAAGGTTCGAGTAAGACGGCACCACATCGGCTGCAAGGCAAAGTCGATTCCCGATTCATATTCAGGAAGATAATTTCAAGCAAATAAGTTTCTGTTGGTGGTCAAGAATAACAATGGTGGACTGGTAAGTGCATGTCGCCTTGTctgaaaaagagagagatgaaaaAGATGGAATCACCAACTATACTATATCgtatagtatatgttatttattGTAGCTATTCATGTAAGAAtactatactatttaaaatGTTGTCTTTTATTTCACATATTTCTATACTATTTCCTTCAATTATAACAATCTGCTATGTTTCtagatttcatattttttcttctctatctttttgtttgattgtttgtaaTATAAAGCCATTTCATGCAAATGTTGGAAaagattacaaataattttaataagattTGTTTACCATGCGGTCcaattttcttctccttcataCATCGAAAATAATGTCATCGACAACATCTTCATCGTTGTATACTATTTATAGTAGATCCATACTATATCTtgcacataaaaatatattatgtagttacaaattttgatttttagtaaaatattataaatatatattatagtttatatttgggttttgaGATTTAGtgatttagatttagggtttagtatttatgaGTTAGGGTTTGAGTAGTGTTTATATTTAGGGATTATGGGTTAatatttgggtttgggtttagggtttatatttgagtttagagtttaatattttaaaagtggggATTAAGGTTAGGGTTAGCATTATCTTTTCTCATGCAATtataatcattttataatttcagtAAGATGTActatactattaattattttcttccaTTCTATTTGTATTTAGGTTTTATAGTTAGATCTAGTTTTGTACTTTGGTTTAGGATCTAGTGATTGGAGTTATGTCTAGTGATTGGAGTTATGGGtatggttgaaatatggtttaTGGTTATTAACAAATTTATTCTTAACTCACGAGTCTATTCAGAAGTTGTACGTAGGATTAAAATTCTATACTACTTTGAAGATATGAAATACACatgaaattttctattttatccatttattttattgtacatAGTGAATGTATGAAGTAAATAAGTGTTTAACGTGGCTGGTTTTACATAAGGTGATTGTAAATAAATGTGACTCACTCTTGTCCACTACTCCAAACGAAGACGtctcctctttttcttttatcacCGGATACTTGTTAATGACAAGGGCATTACCGGATAAAATGTGGGCCAAATGTTAGTTTTTTAATAACGTCAAAATCAacgttatttttttaatttctagtCAGAATTTGGTTAGTAAGCAAATTCACCCATTTATAAAAGCGAggaaaaattacataaatgttttttttcggCAGCACATAATCACATACtcactttttagtttttactacaaataaaattaagatattcATTTATTAGTGGACTTTATTAATTGACCTACTAAATTTGTGAGTAGTAAggatttttgtttatattttggaaaaaaaaaaagattgcaaACTACATACATCTCTTCACACCATTCCTAACTAATAAACGTTACGATAACATTGAACATATAATCTATTAGCGTTGATGAAATAtgtattaatatagtttttttttaaaaccaaaaactaataaGCTATTCTTCAATTTCGAATCAAAtccaattatttattaatttgtcaaacatattataaaatacactTAAAATGTAATCCGATACCTTTTGAGGCAACAATAATTAAGGCCTAATAGAAACTAGGCCCAAAGTATTTAAATCTTAAAGTCATCTTCCTACTCTTTAAAGTTTAAACCCTCCTTCGTAATCCAAACCTCTCTGTTACCACCGCCTCACTGTCAGGATAAAACAAAGGCCCAAAAGAAGCTAGGCCCATTAATTCCTCAGGGAAGTATTTAAATCCTAAAATCAGATTCCCCTTTGTCTCCTCTTCCTccttaaaccctaatttcattCATCCCCAAAACCCTCTCAATGACCACCGCCGCAGATCAACCCGATCCATCTACGCAAACCACAAGAGTAAGCCCCAAGACAGTGGACGACGCAATCACCTCTCTACTCAAATGGAAAGCCGAGAAATCAAAAACAGAGAAGC
The nucleotide sequence above comes from Brassica napus cultivar Da-Ae chromosome A9, Da-Ae, whole genome shotgun sequence. Encoded proteins:
- the LOC106396669 gene encoding probable serine/threonine-protein kinase SIS8; the protein is MGERRDDAGPSEQGPSNQTWWPSEFVEKFDSVHLGSSQEETSSTKGSPRNLAQDGLTSNSASNILWSTGSLSEPIPNGFYSVIPDSKLKQLFNSIPTLEDLHALGEEGLKADVILVDFQKDKKLFRQKQLITKLVSGLNSKPAAVIKKIAGLVADVYKQPTTLHSPAKATQSLENCGIQLLGQIKNGSCRPRAILFKVLADTVGLESKLVVGLSSDGAAESVDSYSHISVTVLLNSVEMLVDLMRFPGQLIPLSAKAIFMSHISAAGESDSAENDSCDSPLEPNSPMFGYSDHENAEKDENLLFHRKLEGSPIMSGPPSRNMLLRSASTLERKLSLSPSESNIANEFWRQNRRKVIADQRTAGSSPEHLSFRTRTKSMLSGDKNLAQDVTGNVATSSKSVGGAKLETKRIRRRSISITPEIGDDIVRAVRAMNEALKQNRLSKEQCDDSSSPSSPNDRAEGPHLQKIVSGFHLDAHDQVSGGRSTLSREPFDPQKAISLPTSPQNYRGQSYERSGSSQRNISHIWDKVLGSPMFQNKPLLPYEEWNIDFSELTVGIRVGIGFFGEVFRGVWNGTDVAIKVFLEQDLTAENMEDFCNEISILSRLRHPNVILFLGACTRPPRLSLITEYMEMGSLYNLLHLSGQKKKLSWRRKLKMLRDICRGLMCIHRMGIVHRDIKSANCLLSSKLTVKICDFGLSRIMTGTTMRDAVSAGTPEWMAPELIRNEPFSEKCDIFSLGVIMWELCTLTRPWEGVPPERVVYAIAYEGARLEIPEGPLGKLIADCWTEPEQRPTCNEILSRLLDCEYSLC